A single Lactuca sativa cultivar Salinas chromosome 8, Lsat_Salinas_v11, whole genome shotgun sequence DNA region contains:
- the LOC111886662 gene encoding polyphenol oxidase I, chloroplastic gives MASLSSTLATVIPSSPEFSKTATKRRLKTHAKRTHRFQVSCNDNEKPPTTNPQPEKLILPPETSLNRQNVDRRNLLLGLGGLYTTTNLNTLPPVFANPIKAPSFVPGCTDSLWNLDFESGVRTGACCPPAAKELEMDYKFPTTGETRIRQPVHRASPEYIQKFKDAMQKMKALPDDDPCSFKNQAKVHCAYCNNSYTQMASGYPEKVLQVHYSWLFFPFHRWFLYFFERILGDLIEDKTFGLPYWNWDNPAGMEIPAVFEDGGRSNPLYNSYRNVNHLRPAVIDLDYRMKERNISPLDQVRINLCIMNRQMKRNASDPTSFFGGEYVAGDNPISSVGSIEAGCHTAVHRWVGDPRTPNEEDLGNFYSAAYDPLFYVHHANVDRMWTLWKGLGGEGRKEPNDKNWEEASYVFYDENRKPVRVYNKHCVNLEDLKYEYEDSETPWKSNPPKPRSATYSETTSPENVTEMEFPLSISETVTVQVKRPETNRPKDQKKTIKEILLLKGINFNGGKFVKFDVFVNIFEDINRISPCESQYAGGFGLLPHKTSEKMNSKTGVRIELTELLEEINADGDDSVQVTIVPRVGCDDVTFEDIKIELIDVYEKESN, from the coding sequence ATGGCTTCTTTAAGCTCTACCTTAGCCACCGTCATCCCCTCTTCGCCGGAATTTTCCAAAACAGCCACCAAACGACGGTTGAAGACACATGCGAAGCGAACCCACCGCTTCCAAGTCTCATGCAACGACAATGAAAAACCACCAACCACAAATCCTCAACCTGAAAAGCTCATACTACCACCAGAAACATCACTCAACAGGCAGAACGTAGACAGAAGAAATTTGCTCCTTGGGCTCGGCGGCCTCTACACCACCACCAACCTGAACACTCTGCCACCGGTCTTTGCCAACCCTATCAAAGCCCCATCCTTTGTGCCAGGATGCACGGACTCGTTATGGAACTTGGATTTCGAAAGTGGCGTAAGAACTGGTGCGTGTTGTCCTCCGGCAGCCAAGGAACTGGAGATGGACTACAAGTTCCCTACAACAGGTGAAACTCGCATCAGACAACCTGTACACAGAGCTTCGCCGGAGTACATCCAGAAGTTTAAGGACGCGATGCAGAAAATGAAGGCTCTCCCAGATGACGACCCGTGTAGCTTCAAGAACCAAGCTAAAGTTCATTGCGCTTACTGCAATAACAGTTACACTCAAATGGCTAGCGGTTACCCGGAAAAAGTACTCCAGGTTCATTACTCGTGGCTCTTCTTTCCCTTCCATCGCTGGTTCCTTTATTTCTTCGAGAGGATACTCGGAGATTTGATTGAAGATAAAACTTTCGGGTTACCTTACTGGAACTGGGACAACCCTGCCGGAATGGAAATTCCCGCCGTGTTTGAAGACGGAGGAAGGTCTAACCCTCTTTACAATAGCTACCGGAATGTCAATCACCTCCGGCCAGCTGTTATCGATCTGGATTACCGAATGAAAGAACGAAATATTTCTCCTCTAGATCAAGTACGCATTAATTTGTGTATTATGAATAGGCAGATGAAGCGCAACGCCTCCGATCCAACAAGCTTCTTTGGTGGTGAATATGTCGCCGGTGATAATCCCATCAGTTCAGTAGGATCCATAGAAGCCGGTTGTCATACGGCGGTTCACAGATGGGTAGGTGACCCTAGAACTCCGAATGAAGAGGACTTAGGCAACTTCTACTCCGCCGCGTATGATCCTTTGTTCTATGTACACCATGCAAATGTCGACCGGATGTGGACACTTTGGAAAGGTTTAGGAGGTGAAGGGCGGAAGGAACCCAACGACAAAAACTGGGAAGAAGCATCATATGTGTTTTACGACGAGAATCGGAAACCTGTACGTGTTTATAACAAACACTGTGTGAATTTGGAAGATCTCAAATACGAATACGAGGATTCAGAAACTCCATGGAAGAGTAATCCGCCGAAACCACGTTCTGCTACTTATTCGGAAACCACGTCGCCGGAAAATGTGACGGAGATGGAGTTTCCGTTGAGTATAAGCGAGACTGTGACTGTTCAAGTGAAGCGACCTGAAACAAACAGACCGAAGGACCAAAAGAAAACTATAAAAGAGATCTTGCTACTGAAAGGAATCAATTTCAATGGTGGGAAGTTTGTTAAGTTTGATGTGTTCGTGAATATTTTTGAAGATATTAACAGGATCTCGCCATGTGAGAGCCAGTATGCCGGTGGTTTTGGACTGCTTCCACATAAAACTAGTGAGAAAATGAATTCAAAGACCGGAGTCAGAATAGAGTTGACAGAGCTGTTGGAGGAGATAAACGCCGATGGCGATGATTCTGTTCAGGTGACCATTGTGCCAAGAGTAGGGTGTGATGATGTCACCTTTGAAGATATCAAGATCGAGTTGATCGACGTTTATGAAAAGGAATCAAATTGA